In Amycolatopsis solani, a single window of DNA contains:
- a CDS encoding carbohydrate ABC transporter permease gives MKARTVAGVLIVAVLLFPLYWMVNASLQPSGALLRPDPAFFPAGGTLDGYRKALASQGPNLLSSVVVALGTVLVSLVVAAPASYALAQLKVRGGPALVFVLLIVQLIPGIVMANALYTVFGNLGLIDSYLGLVLADSTATIPFAVLLLRAFMISVPRELTDASRVDGAGYWRTFRSIILPVSRNALVTAGLFSFLFAWADFLFAVTLTTGRSFEPITVGIYRFVGNQSADWNGIMATAVLAAIPAAVLLVVAQRYVVAGLTSGAVKD, from the coding sequence CCCGCTGTACTGGATGGTCAACGCGTCCCTGCAGCCCAGCGGCGCGCTGCTGCGCCCGGACCCGGCGTTCTTCCCGGCCGGGGGCACCCTGGACGGCTACCGGAAGGCCCTCGCGTCGCAGGGGCCGAACCTCCTCTCCAGCGTGGTCGTCGCGCTCGGCACGGTGCTCGTGTCGCTGGTGGTCGCGGCACCCGCGTCGTACGCGCTGGCCCAGCTCAAGGTCCGCGGCGGGCCGGCGCTGGTGTTCGTGCTGCTCATCGTGCAGCTGATCCCCGGTATCGTGATGGCCAACGCGCTCTACACCGTGTTCGGCAACCTGGGGCTGATCGACAGCTACCTCGGGCTGGTGCTCGCGGACTCGACCGCGACCATCCCGTTCGCCGTGCTCCTGTTGCGGGCCTTCATGATCTCGGTTCCGCGAGAACTCACCGATGCGTCCAGAGTGGACGGAGCCGGGTACTGGCGGACCTTCCGGTCGATCATCCTGCCCGTCAGCCGCAACGCCCTCGTCACCGCCGGGCTGTTCTCGTTCCTGTTCGCCTGGGCCGATTTCCTCTTCGCCGTCACCCTCACCACCGGCCGGTCGTTCGAGCCCATCACCGTGGGGATCTACCGGTTCGTCGGCAACCAGTCCGCCGACTGGAACGGGATCATGGCCACCGCCGTGCTCGCCGCGATCCCCGCGGCGGTCCTGCTCGTCGTCGCCCAGCGGTACGTCGTCGCCGGGCTGACCAGCGGCGCCGTCAAAGACTAA
- a CDS encoding glycoside hydrolase family 31 protein: MIATTEDGRSLEVRVRHEVLRVEPWGDGSLRVRAGRHRILDDVPGALLPAKPSAATASADGRSGRVVNGALTALVAIADTDTGIDAQLRFVRTDTGEELLSEQRAHFWWPGARLFMPSRNGYGRLEQRFTAYDDERVYGLGQHTHGRLDQKGLVLDLVQRNAEVSVPFLLSSRGYGFLWNSPAVGRVELAANGTRWVADDARQLDYWITTGDGPRQILSHYADATGHAPMLPGWAAGFWQSKLRYGTQEELLGVAREYHARGLPLSVIVADFFHWTHLGDWRFDPAEWPDPAGMIRELDELGVKLMVSVWPSVSPLSENYRELHEQGLLVAAESGVPAHAPWKDKGFDAELPVAFYDATNPAARRFVWAKVKENYYDLGVRAWWLDGDEPEIQPGHPHNLGFHAGPGAEVFNLYPQANAQAFHDGIRAEGDDEVVLLSRSAWAGSQRFGAALWSGDVAATWASLRAQVRAGLNVALAGIPWWTTDIGGFHGGDPASPEYRELMVRWFQYGVCCPLFRLHGFRDPRPPFGPAMTGGPNEVWSYGDAAYAAITASLRLRERLRPYLMAQMRVAHEQGIPPMRPLFVDFPADPACWTAEDSFLLGPDLLVAPVLEPGATAREVYLPDGAGWTDAVTGNRYAGGISVDAPAPPDRIPLFLRDDAQLPILG, encoded by the coding sequence TTGATCGCCACGACCGAAGACGGCCGCTCGCTGGAAGTCCGCGTGCGGCACGAGGTGCTGCGCGTCGAGCCGTGGGGCGACGGGAGCCTGCGCGTGCGCGCCGGGCGCCACCGGATCCTCGACGACGTGCCGGGCGCGCTGCTGCCCGCGAAGCCGTCCGCCGCGACGGCCTCGGCCGACGGCCGCTCCGGCCGGGTGGTCAACGGCGCGCTCACCGCGCTCGTGGCGATCGCCGACACCGACACCGGGATCGACGCGCAGCTGCGGTTCGTCCGCACGGACACCGGCGAGGAGCTGCTTTCCGAGCAGCGCGCGCACTTCTGGTGGCCCGGCGCGCGGCTGTTCATGCCGTCCCGCAACGGGTACGGCCGGCTCGAACAGCGGTTCACCGCCTACGACGACGAGCGCGTCTACGGTCTCGGCCAGCACACGCACGGGCGGCTCGACCAGAAGGGCCTCGTGCTCGATCTGGTGCAGCGCAACGCCGAGGTGTCGGTGCCGTTCCTGCTGTCCAGCCGCGGCTACGGGTTCCTGTGGAACAGCCCGGCCGTCGGGCGGGTCGAGCTGGCCGCCAACGGCACCCGCTGGGTCGCCGACGACGCCCGCCAGCTCGACTACTGGATCACCACCGGTGACGGCCCGCGCCAGATCCTGAGCCACTACGCCGACGCGACCGGGCACGCGCCGATGCTGCCCGGGTGGGCGGCCGGGTTCTGGCAGTCGAAACTCCGCTACGGCACCCAGGAGGAACTCCTGGGCGTGGCACGCGAGTACCACGCGCGGGGGCTGCCGCTGTCGGTGATCGTCGCGGACTTCTTCCATTGGACGCACCTCGGCGACTGGCGGTTCGACCCGGCCGAGTGGCCGGACCCGGCCGGGATGATCCGCGAGCTGGACGAACTCGGCGTCAAGCTGATGGTGTCGGTGTGGCCGTCGGTGAGCCCGCTGTCGGAGAACTACCGGGAGCTGCACGAACAAGGCCTGCTGGTCGCCGCCGAGAGCGGGGTGCCGGCGCACGCGCCCTGGAAGGACAAGGGGTTCGACGCCGAGCTGCCGGTCGCCTTCTACGACGCGACCAACCCGGCGGCGCGGCGGTTCGTCTGGGCGAAGGTCAAGGAGAACTACTACGACCTCGGCGTGCGCGCGTGGTGGCTGGACGGCGACGAGCCGGAGATCCAGCCCGGCCACCCGCACAACCTCGGCTTCCACGCCGGTCCGGGCGCGGAGGTCTTCAACCTCTACCCGCAGGCGAACGCGCAGGCGTTCCACGACGGCATCCGTGCCGAGGGCGACGACGAGGTGGTGCTGCTGTCCCGCTCGGCGTGGGCGGGCAGCCAGCGGTTCGGGGCCGCGCTCTGGTCGGGCGACGTCGCGGCGACTTGGGCGTCGCTGCGGGCGCAAGTGCGGGCGGGGCTGAACGTGGCGCTGGCCGGGATCCCCTGGTGGACCACGGACATCGGCGGCTTCCACGGCGGCGACCCGGCGTCGCCGGAGTACCGGGAGCTGATGGTGCGCTGGTTCCAGTACGGCGTGTGCTGCCCGCTGTTCCGCCTGCACGGCTTCCGCGACCCGCGCCCGCCGTTCGGTCCGGCGATGACCGGCGGGCCCAACGAGGTCTGGTCCTACGGCGACGCGGCTTACGCGGCGATCACGGCGTCCCTGCGGCTGCGGGAACGGCTGCGGCCGTACCTGATGGCCCAGATGCGGGTGGCGCACGAGCAGGGCATCCCGCCGATGCGGCCGCTGTTCGTCGACTTCCCCGCCGACCCGGCGTGCTGGACGGCCGAGGACTCCTTCCTGCTGGGCCCGGACCTGCTGGTCGCGCCGGTGCTCGAGCCCGGGGCCACCGCGCGGGAGGTGTACCTGCCCGACGGTGCCGGGTGGACGGACGCCGTGACCGGAAACCGTTACGCAGGCGGGATTTCCGTCGATGCACCCGCTCCCCCGGACCGGATCCCGCTGTTCCTGCGCGACGACGCCCAGCTGCCGATCCTCGGGTGA
- a CDS encoding TetR/AcrR family transcriptional regulator, producing the protein MPSSETGRPVRADARRNRDKLVEVARAAFATDGAVALETIAREAGVGIGTLYRHFPTREALVEAVYAAELDDVTASAPALLEQHPPAVALRAWMDRYAAFFATKLSMADTLRVSLGTGRIVTAETRRRIAAAIGAILEAGAEAGTLRAGADPEDVTFLLLGAFLSTGHEPERIGRLLDLVADAVRP; encoded by the coding sequence TTGCCTTCGTCCGAAACCGGGCGCCCGGTGCGCGCCGACGCGCGCCGCAACCGCGACAAGCTCGTCGAGGTCGCGCGCGCCGCGTTCGCCACCGACGGCGCCGTCGCGCTCGAGACCATCGCCCGCGAGGCCGGCGTCGGCATCGGGACGCTCTACCGGCACTTCCCGACCCGCGAGGCGCTCGTCGAAGCCGTCTACGCGGCCGAGCTCGACGACGTCACCGCCAGCGCTCCGGCCCTGCTCGAGCAGCACCCGCCCGCGGTGGCGCTGCGCGCGTGGATGGACCGCTACGCCGCCTTCTTCGCCACCAAGCTGAGCATGGCCGACACCCTCCGCGTCAGCCTGGGGACCGGGCGCATCGTCACGGCCGAGACCCGGCGGCGCATCGCGGCGGCGATCGGCGCGATCCTCGAAGCCGGCGCCGAGGCGGGCACCCTGCGCGCCGGCGCCGACCCCGAGGACGTGACCTTCCTGCTGCTGGGCGCCTTCCTCTCGACCGGGCACGAGCCGGAGCGGATCGGGCGGCTGCTGGACCTCGTCGCGGACGCCGTGCGGCCCTGA